A region of Panicum virgatum strain AP13 chromosome 8N, P.virgatum_v5, whole genome shotgun sequence DNA encodes the following proteins:
- the LOC120686891 gene encoding two pore potassium channel b-like, with translation MAENGVLQHLLHDDDPPDIQSKIPPGRARRFRRCQTAPSHNVEQGSTLQSRQGPSAASPLVPPKGLLTGGTRPRFWLVGVLLLAYLFAGTAAFYLVMDHMSGDRSGNRALDALYFCVVTMTTVGYGDLVPSSDAAKLLACAFGFAGVALVGAFLSKAADYLVEKQEALVFRSFHLHHADDCKSLRNMEANKVLYKLYTSAALLAVILASGMAFLVKVEGMRPVDAFYCVCATVTTLGYGDQSFTSTAGRAFAAAWITVSTLVVALFFLYAAELGAERRQKALAQWVLTRRTTSMDLEAADLTGDHRVSAAEFALYKLKELGKISREDISEFLEEFDMLDADHSGTLSCHDLAVTQPG, from the coding sequence ATGGCGGAGAACGGCGTTCTGCAACACCTATTACATGACGACGACCCTCCTGACATCCAGTCAAAGATACCGCCGGGGAGGGCGAGGAGGTTCCGGCGCTGCCAGACGGCGCCGTCGCACAACGTCGAGCAGGGGTCCACTCTCCAGAGCCGGCAGGGCcccagcgccgcctcgccgttGGTGCCGCCCAAGGGGCTGCTCACCGGTGGCACGCGCCCGAGGTTCTGGCTCGTCGGCGTACTCCTGCTCGCGTACCTCTTCGCCGGGACCGCTGCCTTCTACCTCGTCATGGACCACATGTCCGGCGATCGCAGCGGCAACCGCGCGCTGGACGCGCTCTACTTCTGCGTGGTCACCATGACGACCGTCGGGTACGGCGACCTCGTCCCGTCCAGCGACGCCGCCAAGCTGCTCGCCTGTGCCTTCGGCttcgccggcgtcgccctcgTCGGGGCCTTCCTCAGCAAAGCCGCCGACTACCTCGTCGAGAAGCAGGAGGCGCTCGTCTTCCGCTCGTTCCACCTCCACCACGCCGACGACTGCAAGTCCCTGCGCAACATGGAGGCCAACAAGGTCCTCTACAAGCTTTACACCTCCGCCGCGCTGTTAGCCGTGATCCTCGCGTCCGGCATGGCGTTCCTGGTGAAGGTGGAAGGGATGCGCCCCGTGGACGCCTTCTACTGCGTGTGCGCGACGGTGACCACGCTCGGGTACGGCGACCAAAGCTTCACGTCGACGGCCGGGCGCGCGTTCGCGGCCGCATGGATCACGGTGAGCACGCTGGTGGTGGCGCTCTTCTTCCTGTACGCGGCGGAGCtgggcgcggagcggcggcagaAGGCGCTGGCGCAATGGGTGCTCACGCGGCGGACCACCAGCATGGACCTCGAGGCGGCGGACCTCACCGGCGACCATAGGGTTAGCGCCGCGGAGTTCGCGTTGTACAAGCTCAAGGAGCTCGGGAAGATCAGCCGGGAAGACATCTCTGAGTTCCTGGAGGAGTTCGACATGCTCGATGCCGACCACTCCGGCACCCTCTCGTGCCACGATCTGGCCGTCACACAACCCGGCTAG